Proteins co-encoded in one Paraburkholderia edwinii genomic window:
- a CDS encoding enoyl-CoA hydratase, which produces MDIQIERTGDVTTIAINRPGRKNAITAAMYQTMADALADAHSDDTVRAILLRGSAGIFCAGNDLEDFLKTPPVGEDAPVFRFLRAISSAEKPLVAAVAGAAVGIGTTMLLHCDLVYAADTATFALPFTQLGLCPEAASSLLLQRVAGYQAAAEKLMLGEAFDAHEALRMGFVNRLLPAAEVDAFALQQAQKLAALPPASLRVTKSLMKRASQHEIQTQMTDEAVHFAKMLLAPAAREAFSAFFEKRKPDFRSIS; this is translated from the coding sequence ATGGACATTCAGATCGAACGCACCGGCGACGTAACGACCATCGCGATCAACCGCCCCGGCAGGAAGAACGCGATCACCGCCGCGATGTACCAGACGATGGCGGACGCGCTCGCCGACGCGCACTCCGACGACACCGTGCGCGCGATCCTGCTGCGCGGCAGCGCCGGCATCTTCTGCGCGGGCAACGATCTCGAAGACTTCCTGAAGACGCCGCCGGTCGGCGAAGACGCACCGGTGTTCCGCTTCCTGCGCGCGATCAGTTCGGCCGAAAAGCCGCTCGTCGCTGCCGTGGCGGGCGCGGCCGTCGGCATCGGCACGACCATGCTGCTGCACTGCGACCTCGTCTATGCGGCCGATACGGCGACGTTCGCGTTGCCGTTCACGCAGCTGGGGCTGTGTCCGGAAGCCGCGTCGTCGTTGCTGCTGCAACGCGTCGCCGGCTATCAAGCCGCCGCCGAAAAGCTGATGCTCGGCGAAGCGTTCGACGCGCACGAGGCACTGCGGATGGGTTTCGTGAACCGGCTGTTGCCGGCCGCGGAAGTTGATGCGTTCGCGCTGCAGCAGGCGCAGAAGCTTGCTGCGCTACCGCCCGCGTCGTTGCGCGTGACGAAGTCGCTGATGAAACGCGCGAGCCAGCACGAGATACAAACGCAGATGACCGACGAGGCCGTGCACTTCGCGAAGATGCTGCTCGCACCGG
- a CDS encoding acetyl-CoA C-acyltransferase, translating to MSTSNRQLQDAYIVAAARTPIGKAPRGIFKNTRPDELMVHAIRSAVAQVPGLDTSVIEDAIVGCAIPEAEQGLNVARMSALLSGLPNTVGGVTVNRFCASGLTALAMAADRIRVGESEAMIAGGCESMTMVPMMGNKPSLSPHIFDRGEDVGIAYGMGLTAERVAERWKVSREAQDQFALQSHQRALAGQQAGEFKDEIAPYTIVERFPDLASGEVRVKTREVALDEGPRPDTSLEGLAKLRPVFANKGCVTAGNSSQTSDGAGALIVVSEKMLKQFNLTPLARFVSFAVRGVPPEIMGIGPKEAIPAALKAAGLKLDDMDWIELNEAFAAQALAVIQDLGLDPAKVNPIGGAIALGHPLGATGAIRASTVVHALHRRKLRYGMVTMCVGTGMGAAGILERV from the coding sequence ATGAGCACGAGCAACAGGCAATTGCAGGACGCATATATCGTCGCCGCGGCCCGCACGCCGATCGGCAAGGCGCCGCGCGGCATTTTCAAAAACACGCGTCCCGACGAGTTGATGGTGCATGCGATCCGCTCGGCGGTCGCGCAGGTGCCGGGGCTCGACACGAGCGTGATCGAAGACGCGATCGTCGGCTGCGCGATTCCCGAGGCGGAGCAGGGCCTCAACGTCGCGCGCATGTCGGCGCTGCTGTCGGGCTTGCCGAATACGGTCGGCGGCGTGACGGTCAACCGCTTCTGCGCGTCGGGTCTGACCGCGCTCGCGATGGCCGCGGACCGCATTCGCGTCGGCGAATCGGAGGCGATGATCGCAGGCGGCTGCGAATCGATGACGATGGTGCCGATGATGGGCAACAAGCCGTCGCTGTCGCCGCATATCTTCGATCGCGGCGAGGACGTTGGCATCGCGTACGGCATGGGCCTGACGGCCGAGCGTGTCGCCGAACGCTGGAAAGTGAGCCGCGAGGCGCAGGACCAGTTCGCGCTGCAGTCGCATCAGCGCGCGCTCGCGGGCCAGCAGGCCGGCGAATTCAAGGACGAGATCGCGCCGTACACGATCGTCGAGCGCTTCCCCGATCTCGCGAGCGGCGAGGTGCGCGTGAAGACGCGCGAAGTCGCGCTCGACGAAGGGCCACGCCCCGATACGTCGCTCGAAGGACTGGCGAAGCTGCGCCCGGTGTTTGCGAACAAAGGCTGCGTGACGGCCGGCAACAGCTCGCAGACGTCCGATGGCGCGGGCGCGCTGATTGTCGTATCCGAGAAGATGTTGAAGCAATTCAATCTGACGCCGCTCGCGCGCTTCGTTAGCTTCGCGGTGCGCGGCGTGCCGCCGGAGATCATGGGCATCGGGCCGAAGGAAGCGATTCCGGCCGCGCTGAAGGCCGCGGGGCTCAAGCTGGACGATATGGACTGGATCGAGCTCAACGAAGCGTTCGCCGCGCAGGCGCTGGCGGTGATTCAGGATCTCGGGCTCGATCCGGCGAAGGTCAATCCGATCGGCGGCGCGATTGCGCTCGGGCATCCGCTGGGCGCGACCGGCGCGATTCGTGCGTCGACGGTCGTGCATGCGCTGCATCGTCGCAAGCTCAGGTACGGGATGGTGACGATGTGCGTCGGTACAGGGATGGGCGCGGCGGGGATTCTTGAGCGGGTTTGA
- a CDS encoding 3-hydroxyacyl-CoA dehydrogenase/enoyl-CoA hydratase family protein, with amino-acid sequence MSNLIIRKVAVLGAGVMGAQIAAHLVNAKVPVLLFDLPAREGQKNGIVLKAIENLKKLSPAPFGVKDDAQFIQPANYDDDIDKLAECDVVIEAIAERMDWKHDLYKKVSPHIAPHAIFASNTSGLSITELSQGFSDELKARFCGVHFFNPPRYMHLVELIPTAHTRPDILDQLETLLTSVVGKGVVRAKDTPNFIANRVGIFSILATIAEAAKFGLRYDEVDDLTGSRLGRAKSATFRTADVVGLDTMAHVIKTMQDNLADDPFFPVYETPAVLAGLVKNGALGQKSGAGFYRKDGKAIKVLDPQAGDYVESGAKADELIGRILKRPPAERLKLLRESDHKQAQFLWAIFRDVFHYIAVHLESIADNARDLDFAVRWGFGWNEGPFESWQTAGWKQVAEWVRDDIAAGKALSNAPLPAWVFDGAVAEKGGVHTADGSWSPAAKRFVPRSSLPVYDKQVFRAPLAGEAGRDPATYGKTLFENDGLRAWVDDRPGEDDIVIVSYRSKMNTMGPAVLDSIVQAIELAEKDYKGVVIWQPTSLKLGTPGGPFSAGANLEEALPAFMKGGAKGIEPFVKKFQQTMLRIKYANVPVIPAVSGIALGGGCELMLQSAKRVAHVESYIGLVEVGVGLLPAGGGLKEAALRAAEAASLIGASGGDLLKFLQKPYEYAATAKVSGSALEARAMGYLKPTDTIVFNVFELLDVAKKEARALSAAGYRPPLRVTQVPVAGRSAISTIKAQLVNLRDGRFISEHDYLIASRIAETICGGDVEAGSLVDEEWLLTLERRAFIELLGTQKTQERIMGMLQTGKPVRN; translated from the coding sequence GTGAGCAATCTGATCATTCGCAAGGTGGCCGTGCTCGGCGCCGGCGTGATGGGCGCGCAGATCGCCGCGCACCTCGTGAACGCGAAGGTGCCGGTGCTGCTATTCGATCTGCCGGCGCGCGAAGGCCAGAAGAACGGCATCGTGCTGAAGGCAATCGAGAATCTGAAGAAGCTGTCGCCGGCGCCGTTCGGCGTGAAAGACGACGCGCAATTCATCCAGCCCGCGAACTACGACGACGACATCGACAAGCTCGCCGAATGTGACGTGGTGATCGAAGCGATCGCCGAGCGCATGGACTGGAAGCACGACCTCTACAAGAAGGTGTCGCCGCATATCGCGCCGCATGCGATCTTCGCGTCGAACACGTCGGGGCTGTCGATCACCGAACTGTCGCAGGGCTTTTCCGACGAACTGAAAGCGCGTTTCTGCGGCGTGCACTTCTTCAATCCGCCGCGCTATATGCATCTGGTCGAGCTGATTCCGACCGCGCACACGCGGCCCGACATTCTCGATCAACTCGAAACGCTGCTGACGAGCGTGGTCGGCAAAGGCGTCGTGCGCGCGAAAGACACGCCGAACTTTATCGCGAACCGCGTCGGTATCTTCTCGATTCTCGCGACGATCGCCGAAGCCGCGAAGTTCGGCCTGCGCTACGACGAAGTCGACGACCTGACCGGCAGCCGCCTCGGCCGCGCGAAGTCGGCGACGTTCCGCACGGCGGATGTGGTCGGGCTCGACACGATGGCGCACGTCATCAAGACGATGCAGGACAATCTCGCCGACGATCCGTTCTTTCCGGTCTACGAAACGCCCGCGGTGCTCGCCGGGCTCGTGAAGAACGGCGCGCTCGGTCAGAAAAGCGGCGCGGGCTTTTATCGCAAGGACGGCAAGGCGATCAAGGTGCTCGACCCGCAAGCGGGCGACTACGTCGAAAGCGGCGCGAAGGCCGACGAACTGATCGGACGCATCCTCAAGCGGCCGCCCGCCGAGCGCCTGAAGCTGTTGCGCGAATCCGACCACAAGCAGGCGCAGTTTCTGTGGGCGATCTTCCGCGACGTGTTCCACTACATCGCGGTGCATCTCGAATCCATTGCCGACAACGCGCGCGACCTCGACTTCGCGGTGCGCTGGGGCTTCGGCTGGAACGAAGGCCCGTTCGAGAGCTGGCAGACGGCCGGCTGGAAGCAGGTCGCCGAATGGGTGCGCGACGATATCGCGGCCGGCAAGGCCTTGTCGAATGCGCCGCTGCCCGCGTGGGTGTTCGACGGCGCGGTTGCCGAAAAGGGCGGCGTGCATACGGCCGACGGTTCATGGTCGCCGGCGGCGAAACGGTTCGTGCCGCGCTCATCGCTGCCCGTGTACGACAAGCAGGTGTTCCGCGCGCCGCTCGCCGGTGAAGCGGGCCGCGACCCGGCCACCTACGGCAAGACGCTGTTCGAAAACGACGGCCTGCGCGCGTGGGTCGACGATCGTCCAGGCGAAGACGACATCGTCATCGTCTCGTACCGGAGCAAGATGAACACGATGGGCCCGGCCGTGCTCGACAGCATCGTGCAGGCCATCGAGCTCGCCGAGAAGGACTACAAGGGCGTCGTGATCTGGCAACCGACGTCGCTGAAGCTCGGCACGCCGGGCGGCCCGTTTTCCGCCGGCGCGAATCTCGAAGAGGCGTTGCCCGCGTTTATGAAGGGCGGCGCAAAGGGCATCGAGCCGTTCGTAAAGAAATTCCAGCAGACGATGCTGCGCATCAAATACGCGAACGTGCCGGTGATTCCCGCCGTGTCGGGCATCGCGCTCGGTGGCGGCTGCGAGCTGATGCTGCAAAGCGCGAAGCGCGTGGCGCACGTCGAAAGCTATATCGGCCTCGTTGAAGTCGGCGTCGGTTTGCTGCCGGCGGGCGGCGGGCTGAAAGAAGCCGCCTTGCGTGCGGCCGAAGCCGCAAGCCTGATCGGCGCGAGCGGCGGCGATCTGCTGAAGTTCCTGCAAAAGCCGTACGAATATGCGGCGACCGCGAAGGTCTCCGGCTCCGCGCTCGAAGCGCGCGCGATGGGCTATCTGAAGCCGACCGACACGATTGTCTTCAATGTGTTCGAACTGCTCGACGTCGCGAAGAAAGAAGCGCGTGCCTTGTCCGCAGCCGGTTATCGGCCGCCGCTGCGCGTGACGCAAGTGCCGGTCGCGGGCCGCTCGGCAATCTCGACGATCAAGGCGCAGCTCGTTAATCTGCGCGACGGCCGCTTTATCAGCGAGCACGACTATCTGATCGCGAGCCGCATCGCCGAAACAATCTGCGGCGGCGACGTCGAAGCGGGCAGTCTCGTCGACGAGGAATGGCTGCTGACGCTCGAGCGCCGCGCGTTTATCGAACTGCTCGGCACGCAGAAGACGCAGGAACGGATCATGGGCATGCTGCAAACCGGCAAGCCGGTGCGCAACTAG